In Leuconostoc kimchii IMSNU 11154, one genomic interval encodes:
- the truB gene encoding tRNA pseudouridine(55) synthase TruB, with protein MVKNSIIDGIIVVNKPRGLTSFDVVSRIRRVVGQKRVGHAGTLDPNVDGVLVIALGKATKLIDELQARPKRYIGSITLGFATETEDLDGEIIAQQAIEKPYTDEAIDNAIVQLNGDIKQIAPMFSAVKVNGKRLYEYARAGEVIERPVRDAFIYDYHRTSPITYQNAQQQFDFVAKVSKGTYIRTLAVDTGRQLGVPATMTSLTRIMGSGMSIDQATDLQDILVLERESLLKLIIPIKDILTWPTKELSDDEWFAVKNGQKISEWAIIDDSAYLQLTYHGDLKAVYAYNNEKSLWQSRYVFTNES; from the coding sequence ATGGTGAAAAATAGCATAATTGATGGTATTATCGTTGTGAATAAACCACGAGGTTTAACATCATTTGATGTTGTTTCCAGAATTAGACGTGTTGTAGGGCAAAAACGTGTGGGGCATGCGGGCACGCTGGACCCTAATGTTGATGGTGTGCTGGTTATTGCGCTTGGCAAGGCAACCAAGCTAATTGATGAGTTACAGGCGCGACCTAAGCGTTATATTGGGAGTATTACACTTGGTTTTGCAACTGAAACAGAAGATTTGGATGGGGAAATAATTGCACAGCAGGCGATTGAGAAACCTTATACAGACGAGGCTATAGACAATGCGATTGTGCAATTAAATGGGGACATAAAGCAGATAGCACCAATGTTTTCTGCTGTTAAAGTTAATGGGAAGCGCCTTTATGAATATGCACGAGCTGGTGAGGTAATCGAACGTCCCGTTCGAGATGCGTTTATCTATGACTACCATCGAACGTCACCAATTACTTATCAAAACGCACAACAACAATTTGATTTTGTGGCTAAGGTGTCAAAAGGTACCTACATCAGGACATTAGCTGTTGATACTGGGCGACAACTTGGTGTGCCAGCAACAATGACAAGTTTAACTAGAATTATGGGCAGTGGCATGTCGATTGATCAAGCTACTGATCTACAGGATATCCTTGTGCTTGAACGTGAATCATTATTAAAACTAATCATACCAATAAAGGACATACTCACGTGGCCAACAAAAGAACTTTCGGATGATGAGTGGTTTGCTGTCAAAAATGGTCAAAAAATATCAGAATGGGCAATTATTGACGATAGCGCATATCTTCAATTAACCTATCATGGTGATCTTAAGGCAGTATACGCTTATAACAATGAGAAAAGCCTATGGCAATCGCGTTACGTGTTTACAAATGAATCATAA
- the ribF gene encoding riboflavin biosynthesis protein RibF: MAEIIRLHYPILKNKKPVRQVVAMGFFDGVHRGHQAVIERAKSEADKLGVPLAVLTYDPYPAVVFRALEKPLRYLTPLAQKKILLTKLGVDKIYVMQFTSELAKVEPQQFVDDVLMCLNPILVVGGFDHLYGGNSSTADMMHLPFYAQQRFDVIVVPEFDDNHKKIGSSAIRRALDIGDMNQVNQQLGRIYQTTGLVVHGEARGRKLGFPTINIKTPELEWLPGIGIYAVKVKVGDDWYEGMASIGRNITFGDERPVTVEINILDFQREIYGENVTVTWYTYLRGEVKFSTVSDLIVQLNSDEYQTRQYFDTVN, from the coding sequence ATGGCTGAAATAATTAGACTACATTACCCAATTTTAAAAAATAAAAAACCAGTGCGACAAGTTGTTGCAATGGGTTTTTTTGATGGTGTACATCGAGGACATCAAGCAGTGATTGAACGTGCTAAATCTGAGGCAGATAAGTTGGGTGTACCGTTGGCGGTACTAACATATGACCCATATCCTGCGGTTGTATTTAGAGCGTTAGAGAAACCATTACGTTATCTAACCCCCTTGGCGCAAAAAAAAATACTATTAACCAAACTTGGCGTGGATAAAATTTATGTCATGCAATTTACGTCAGAACTGGCTAAAGTAGAGCCACAGCAATTTGTCGATGATGTGCTTATGTGTTTGAATCCTATTCTGGTAGTTGGTGGTTTTGATCATTTATACGGTGGTAATTCATCAACAGCAGATATGATGCACTTACCATTTTATGCACAGCAACGCTTTGATGTTATTGTTGTGCCTGAATTCGATGATAATCATAAAAAAATAGGGTCATCCGCAATCCGTCGGGCATTAGATATTGGCGATATGAATCAGGTTAATCAGCAACTTGGACGTATATACCAAACAACTGGATTAGTCGTTCATGGTGAAGCACGTGGCCGTAAATTGGGATTTCCAACAATTAATATCAAAACACCTGAATTGGAATGGTTACCAGGAATTGGTATTTATGCCGTTAAGGTGAAGGTCGGAGACGACTGGTATGAGGGTATGGCCAGTATTGGTCGTAATATTACTTTCGGAGATGAACGACCTGTCACAGTTGAAATTAATATATTAGATTTTCAGAGAGAAATCTATGGCGAGAATGTGACAGTCACTTGGTATACCTATCTTCGGGGCGAAGTCAAGTTTAGCACTGTTTCCGATTTGATCGTACAATTAAATAGCGATGAATATCAGACACGCCAATATTTTGATACGGTGAATTGA
- the hrcA gene encoding heat-inducible transcriptional repressor HrcA, producing MLTERQKLILGAIIYEYTQTAHAVGSKSLQEQLDIKVSSATIRNEMATLEAEALIKKLHTSAGRVPSRAGYRYYLDNLMNARSATQQDIALVMNSFHGNFHEIDDLLDESARTLSELTAATVLILKPKRLNITVSGFRLVPLENQQLIAVLVTNDGKVTSQTFKLPRELAESSLESMTNYINDQMTGRPVLEVLKMMQSDELPTQMSRVIQTPAAFLQLFGDVLARSIGDKVHIGGRLNVLDFGEDSLSTKEVKRLLEFLTSATDIRRVATTSQQRVTIKIAKEINEPLLKPFSLITRAFTVPNQGEGVIALLGPIRMTYARNVLLMDAFGEALSQKMIEYT from the coding sequence TTGCTAACCGAACGACAGAAATTAATCTTAGGTGCCATTATTTATGAATACACGCAAACTGCTCATGCAGTGGGCTCCAAAAGTTTGCAAGAGCAACTAGATATCAAAGTGAGTTCTGCGACGATTCGTAATGAGATGGCGACCTTAGAAGCGGAAGCATTAATAAAAAAATTGCATACGTCTGCTGGGCGGGTGCCATCGCGCGCTGGATATCGTTATTATCTTGATAATCTTATGAACGCAAGGTCAGCAACGCAACAAGACATTGCTTTGGTTATGAATTCTTTTCATGGTAATTTTCATGAAATAGATGATTTGTTAGATGAATCAGCACGTACCTTATCTGAGTTAACTGCTGCAACAGTTTTGATTTTAAAACCTAAGCGCTTAAATATTACGGTGTCAGGGTTCCGATTAGTACCATTAGAAAATCAGCAACTCATTGCAGTGCTGGTCACTAATGATGGTAAAGTGACTAGTCAAACGTTCAAATTACCACGAGAGCTGGCAGAGTCATCGTTGGAAAGTATGACCAATTATATTAATGACCAAATGACTGGTCGCCCTGTGTTGGAAGTTCTAAAAATGATGCAATCAGATGAATTACCAACTCAAATGAGTCGTGTCATTCAAACACCTGCTGCGTTTTTACAATTGTTTGGTGATGTTCTCGCCCGATCAATTGGTGATAAAGTGCATATAGGTGGTCGCTTGAATGTGTTAGATTTTGGTGAAGATAGCCTGTCGACTAAGGAAGTTAAGAGACTATTAGAATTTTTGACTTCTGCAACGGATATTCGTCGCGTCGCAACTACTTCACAGCAGCGCGTGACCATTAAAATTGCCAAGGAAATCAACGAGCCATTGTTGAAGCCATTCAGTTTAATTACAAGGGCATTTACCGTACCAAATCAAGGAGAAGGCGTGATAGCTCTTCTAGGGCCAATTCGTATGACGTATGCACGTAATGTACTGTTAATGGACGCATTTGGTGAAGCGTTAAGCCAAAAAATGATTGAGTATACATAA
- the grpE gene encoding nucleotide exchange factor GrpE: MADEAKKEAPNEEVINEEPLVEEMSNEEVINDGDTSQVVEEPEQTELDQAREKIADLEDQLLRSKAEIQNIQQRQARELQSVRKYDGQKLAAAVLPAVDNLERALEVEADDAVAKQIKAGVEMTLKTLVQALTDNGISATGEVGETFDPTKHQAIQSVESTTVDSDQIASVLQKGYILQDRVLRPAMVAVAK; encoded by the coding sequence GTGGCAGATGAAGCAAAAAAAGAAGCACCAAATGAAGAAGTAATCAATGAAGAACCACTTGTTGAAGAAATGTCAAATGAAGAAGTGATCAATGACGGTGATACTTCACAGGTAGTTGAAGAACCAGAGCAAACTGAACTTGATCAGGCACGTGAAAAGATTGCTGATTTAGAAGATCAACTTCTGCGTTCGAAAGCTGAAATACAGAATATACAGCAACGTCAGGCGCGTGAATTGCAAAGTGTTCGTAAGTATGATGGCCAGAAATTAGCAGCTGCAGTATTACCAGCGGTGGATAATTTGGAACGTGCTTTAGAAGTTGAAGCTGATGATGCCGTGGCAAAACAAATTAAAGCAGGTGTTGAAATGACACTTAAAACGTTAGTTCAGGCTTTGACTGATAATGGTATCTCTGCAACTGGTGAAGTGGGTGAAACTTTTGATCCAACTAAACATCAGGCAATTCAAAGTGTTGAATCAACAACTGTGGATTCAGATCAAATTGCTTCTGTTTTGCAAAAAGGCTATATTTTACAGGATCGTGTCTTACGTCCAGCAATGGTCGCAGTTGCGAAGTAA
- the dnaK gene encoding molecular chaperone DnaK: protein MSKIIGIDLGTTNSAVAVLEGGEPKIITNPDGGRTTPSVVSFKNGESQVGDVAKRQAITNPDTIISIKSHMGEAGYKVSADGKDYTPQEISAMILQYIKGYAEDYLGEKVEKAVITVPAYFNDAQRQATKDAGKIAGLEVERIINEPTAAALAYGLDKLDKNEKILVYDLGGGTFDVSILELGDGVFEVLSTNGDTHLGGDNFDNVVIDYLAAQFKDENGVDLRDDKLALQRLKDAAESAKKTLSSANEAQIDLPFIASGDQGPLHLQTSLSRAKFNEITADLVKKAEQPVLNALKDAGLSFSDIDEVILNGGSTRIPAVQESVKKLTGKEPNHSINPDEAVALGAAVQGGVITGDVKDVVLLDVTPLSLGIETMGGVFTKLIDRNTTIPTSKSQVFSTAADNQPAVDIHVLQGERSMAADNKTLGRFQLSDIPAAQRGVPQIEVTFDIDRNGIVSVSAKDLGTQKEQKITIQAAGGLSDDEIEQMMNDAKANEEADAKKKEAVDTRNEADQLIFSTEKTLEEVGDKLGDEDKKATQEALEALKKAKEEAAADDADLTDLKSKSEALGKAAQELAMKLYQQAAPQEGAEDQEKSADGDTVDGDFEEVDPDSKKD from the coding sequence ATGTCAAAAATTATCGGTATTGATTTAGGAACAACGAACTCAGCAGTGGCCGTACTTGAGGGTGGCGAACCAAAGATTATTACAAACCCAGATGGTGGTCGTACAACACCTTCAGTTGTTTCTTTTAAAAATGGCGAAAGCCAAGTTGGTGATGTAGCTAAGCGTCAAGCTATTACGAACCCTGATACAATTATTTCAATTAAGTCACATATGGGCGAAGCTGGTTATAAAGTTAGTGCTGATGGTAAGGATTATACACCACAAGAAATTTCAGCAATGATTCTACAATATATTAAGGGTTATGCTGAAGACTATTTGGGCGAAAAAGTTGAAAAGGCAGTTATTACAGTGCCTGCATATTTCAACGATGCACAACGTCAAGCAACAAAGGATGCTGGTAAGATTGCTGGTTTGGAAGTTGAGCGTATCATTAATGAACCAACAGCAGCAGCTTTGGCTTATGGTCTTGATAAATTAGATAAGAACGAAAAGATTTTAGTTTATGATTTGGGTGGTGGTACTTTTGATGTTTCTATCCTTGAATTAGGTGATGGCGTGTTTGAAGTTTTGTCAACAAATGGGGACACACACCTTGGTGGTGATAATTTTGATAATGTTGTTATTGATTATTTAGCGGCACAATTCAAAGATGAAAATGGCGTTGATTTAAGGGATGACAAGTTGGCCTTGCAACGTTTGAAGGATGCTGCTGAATCAGCAAAAAAGACATTGTCTTCAGCTAACGAAGCGCAAATTGACTTACCATTTATTGCTTCTGGTGATCAAGGTCCTTTACATTTGCAAACATCATTGTCACGTGCTAAATTCAACGAAATTACAGCTGATTTGGTTAAAAAGGCTGAACAACCAGTATTAAACGCATTGAAAGATGCAGGTCTGTCATTCTCAGATATTGATGAAGTTATTTTGAATGGTGGGTCAACACGTATTCCAGCAGTTCAAGAATCTGTTAAGAAGTTGACTGGTAAGGAACCTAACCATTCAATCAACCCTGATGAAGCGGTTGCTTTAGGTGCCGCTGTACAAGGTGGTGTGATTACTGGTGATGTTAAGGATGTTGTTTTGCTTGATGTGACACCATTGTCATTAGGTATTGAAACAATGGGTGGGGTGTTCACTAAGTTGATTGATCGTAACACAACGATTCCTACCTCGAAGTCACAAGTATTCTCAACAGCCGCTGATAACCAACCAGCCGTGGACATTCACGTTCTACAAGGTGAACGTTCAATGGCTGCTGATAACAAGACATTAGGTCGCTTCCAATTGTCAGATATTCCTGCTGCACAACGTGGTGTGCCACAAATTGAAGTCACGTTCGATATTGACCGTAATGGTATTGTATCTGTATCTGCTAAGGATTTGGGTACGCAAAAGGAACAGAAGATTACCATTCAAGCGGCTGGCGGTTTATCAGATGATGAAATCGAGCAAATGATGAATGATGCTAAAGCAAACGAAGAAGCTGATGCAAAGAAGAAAGAAGCTGTTGACACACGTAATGAAGCTGACCAATTAATTTTCTCAACAGAAAAGACATTGGAAGAAGTTGGCGATAAGTTGGGTGATGAAGACAAAAAAGCGACTCAAGAAGCGTTAGAAGCTTTGAAGAAGGCTAAAGAAGAAGCTGCAGCAGATGATGCTGATTTGACAGATTTGAAGTCTAAGTCCGAAGCTTTAGGTAAAGCAGCACAAGAATTGGCTATGAAACTATATCAGCAAGCAGCGCCTCAGGAAGGTGCTGAAGATCAAGAAAAGTCAGCAGATGGCGATACAGTTGATGGTGATTTTGAAGAAGTTGATCCTGATTCAAAGAAAGACTAA
- a CDS encoding DnaJ C-terminal domain-containing protein, with the protein MNNTEYYDRLGIEKNASQDEIKKAYRKLAKKYHPDLNHDAGAEEKYKEVQEAFETLGDEQKRAQYDQFGPAGANGGFGGQGGFGGYQQQGGFGDFSDLGDIFSQMFGGGFDPNRPRKGQDLQYRMRLSFEEAIFGKEETIKFNRGDGAHEIKVTVPAGVETGQQMRLAEQGEEGANGGPRGDLFVVFQVSPSKDGFERDGADVYLEQKISFTSAALGDEIQVKTVHGDVKLKIPAGTQTGKQFRLRGKGAPRLRGNGNGDQYVNIFVEVPATLTKDQKKALEVFQEAMTGKKKKSFFDKLQEELD; encoded by the coding sequence GTGAATAATACTGAATACTATGATCGTCTTGGTATAGAAAAAAATGCTAGCCAAGATGAAATTAAAAAAGCATACCGTAAATTAGCAAAAAAATACCATCCAGATTTAAATCATGATGCTGGTGCTGAAGAAAAATATAAAGAAGTGCAAGAGGCTTTTGAAACGCTAGGCGATGAGCAGAAACGTGCGCAGTATGACCAATTTGGACCGGCTGGTGCCAACGGCGGTTTTGGCGGACAAGGTGGCTTTGGAGGCTATCAACAGCAAGGTGGATTTGGTGATTTTTCTGACCTTGGTGATATTTTTAGTCAAATGTTTGGTGGCGGTTTTGACCCTAATCGTCCACGAAAAGGACAAGATTTACAATACCGTATGCGCTTGAGTTTTGAAGAAGCTATCTTTGGTAAAGAAGAAACAATCAAATTTAACCGTGGTGATGGTGCGCATGAAATTAAAGTAACCGTGCCAGCAGGTGTTGAAACAGGACAACAAATGCGTTTGGCTGAACAAGGTGAAGAAGGTGCCAACGGGGGTCCTCGTGGCGATTTGTTTGTTGTATTCCAAGTATCACCGTCTAAAGATGGTTTCGAACGTGATGGTGCTGATGTTTATCTTGAACAAAAAATTAGTTTCACAAGTGCAGCACTTGGTGATGAAATTCAAGTTAAAACAGTACATGGTGATGTTAAGTTAAAAATCCCAGCTGGTACGCAAACAGGTAAACAATTTCGTTTACGTGGCAAAGGTGCGCCACGTTTGCGCGGTAATGGGAATGGTGATCAATACGTGAACATCTTTGTTGAGGTGCCAGCAACGTTGACAAAAGATCAAAAAAAGGCACTTGAAGTCTTCCAAGAAGCGATGACAGGTAAAAAGAAAAAGAGCTTCTTTGATAAATTACAAGAAGAATTAGATTAA
- a CDS encoding GNAT family N-acetyltransferase, whose product MSLKSQLAGFTTIETDRLLLRPVVQSDTSDIFEYLHDVETVQFITVSQAKSIDDVIKNSIQGFFMVDPIGKWAIVFEGKMIGTIDMRLNESDYSAEIGYVLNKHYWGRGMMPEAAKAVLKIAFEELHLVRVMAVHDVRNPKSGQVMLKIGMIKEGVALKFKIIKNEAIDMAIYAITDDMYEKNTAY is encoded by the coding sequence ATGTCTTTAAAATCGCAATTGGCTGGTTTTACAACAATTGAAACGGATCGCTTATTGTTACGACCAGTGGTACAATCTGATACGTCAGATATTTTCGAGTATTTGCACGATGTCGAGACAGTGCAGTTTATTACAGTTAGTCAGGCAAAATCAATTGATGATGTGATTAAAAATTCAATTCAAGGTTTCTTCATGGTAGATCCTATTGGCAAATGGGCCATTGTATTTGAAGGCAAAATGATTGGCACCATTGACATGCGACTGAATGAGTCTGATTATAGTGCAGAAATTGGGTACGTTTTAAATAAACACTATTGGGGACGTGGCATGATGCCAGAAGCTGCTAAGGCAGTATTAAAAATTGCTTTTGAAGAATTACATTTAGTACGTGTGATGGCCGTTCATGATGTACGAAACCCTAAATCTGGGCAAGTCATGTTGAAAATTGGTATGATAAAAGAAGGGGTTGCTTTAAAATTTAAAATTATTAAAAATGAAGCAATTGATATGGCTATTTATGCGATAACAGATGACATGTATGAAAAAAATACGGCATATTAA
- the def gene encoding peptide deformylase — MTIRFTMDKITRDGDPVLRQIAQPVPFPLSEEHAQLAKDMMTYLVISQDATQNETYGLRPGVGLAAPQVGYSLQMAAVLVPSLDPHESDDTPYFKGTIFNPTIISESVKRGALDVGEGCLSVDEDVPGFVPRANRVTVRYQDEIGDTKIIKLRDYPAIVFQHEIDHLHGHLYYDHIDVKAPWEVDDNTKYID, encoded by the coding sequence ATGACAATTAGGTTTACAATGGATAAAATTACGCGCGACGGCGATCCAGTTTTACGTCAAATTGCACAACCAGTGCCTTTTCCTTTAAGTGAGGAACATGCACAATTAGCAAAAGATATGATGACATATCTTGTTATTTCGCAAGATGCAACACAAAATGAAACTTATGGTCTTCGTCCCGGTGTTGGCTTAGCAGCACCACAAGTCGGTTATTCTTTGCAAATGGCCGCCGTTTTAGTACCGTCATTGGATCCCCATGAGTCTGACGACACACCCTATTTCAAAGGCACAATATTTAATCCTACAATTATCTCTGAGTCAGTCAAACGTGGCGCACTAGATGTCGGTGAAGGTTGCTTATCAGTTGATGAAGATGTTCCTGGTTTTGTCCCACGTGCTAATCGTGTTACAGTACGCTATCAGGACGAAATTGGCGATACGAAAATTATAAAACTTCGTGACTATCCAGCTATTGTTTTCCAACATGAAATTGATCATTTACATGGACACTTGTACTACGACCATATTGATGTCAAGGCCCCTTGGGAAGTTGATGATAATACGAAATATATTGATTAA
- a CDS encoding UPF0223 family protein, with protein sequence MSENYTLPIESNWTVEDIVTVSNLIDGVLAVYETGISKRILLERFDQFREVMPAKSEQKQFDRDFEQQTGYSIYKTMQLAQKTIRDKVRA encoded by the coding sequence ATGAGTGAAAATTATACATTACCAATTGAGAGTAATTGGACAGTTGAAGATATTGTTACGGTATCAAATTTAATTGATGGTGTTTTGGCCGTCTATGAGACTGGCATATCAAAGCGTATTTTATTAGAGCGTTTTGACCAGTTTCGTGAAGTTATGCCAGCTAAAAGTGAACAGAAACAATTTGATAGAGATTTTGAACAACAAACGGGTTACAGTATTTATAAAACGATGCAGTTAGCTCAGAAAACGATAAGAGACAAGGTACGAGCATGA